A genomic region of Arachis hypogaea cultivar Tifrunner chromosome 5, arahy.Tifrunner.gnm2.J5K5, whole genome shotgun sequence contains the following coding sequences:
- the LOC112803957 gene encoding uncharacterized mitochondrial protein AtMg00860-like has translation MSSNHTYVILLEFFDDILVYNNSFDIHLEHLGLALKLLKQKTLFAKLSKCLFGTNEVDYLGHTIIGGGVLMESAKVQAIQDWPQPSSVRQLRTFLGFMGYYRCFIKGNATLAALRTDLLKMDAFVWYNQATLAFHQLQQVIFTKSVLALPNFNLLFEV, from the coding sequence ATGTCTTCAAACCATACTTACGTAATTTTATTGGAGTTCTTTGACGACATATTGGTGTACAACAATTCTTTTGATATTCATCTTGAGCATTTGGGATTGGCATTGAAGCTGCTAAAACAGAAAACTCTCTTCGCCAAGCTTTCTAAATGCCTTTTTGGAACCAATGAGGTGGATTATTTAGGTCACACGATTATAGGTGGTGGTGTTCTCATGGAATCAGCCAAAGTGCAAGCAATTCAAGATTGGCCTCAACCTAGTAGTGTTAGACAGCTTCGTACCTTTTTAGGCTTCATGGGATATTATCGCTGCTTCATTAAAGGTAATGCAACCTTAGCTGCTCTTCGTACTGATTTGTTGAAAATGGACGCTTTTGTTTGGTACAATCAAGCTACATTGGCATTCCATCAATTACAGCAAGTGATTTTCACTAAATCAGTGCTAGCACTACCTAATTTTAACCTTCTATTTGAAGTATAG